In a genomic window of Arvicanthis niloticus isolate mArvNil1 chromosome 8, mArvNil1.pat.X, whole genome shotgun sequence:
- the Tmed9 gene encoding transmembrane emp24 domain-containing protein 9 has protein sequence MAAVRGVRVFGTSSGLLLGRGMRTFLLLLWLAARGDALYFHIGETEKKCFIEEIPDETMVIGNYRTQLYDKQREEYQPATPGLGMFVEVKDPEDKVILARQYGSEGRFTFTSHTPGEHQICLHSNSTKFSLFAGGMLRVHLDIQVGEHANDYAEIAAKDKLSELQLRVRQLVEQVEQIQKEQNYQRWREERFRQTSESTNQRVLWWSILQTLILVAIGVWQMRHLKSFFEAKKLV, from the exons ATGGCTGCGGTGCGAGGTGTGCGAGTTTTCGGAACCTCATCCGGACTCTTGCTGGGAAGAGGGATGCGGaccttcctgctgctgctgtggcttgCAGCCCGCGGAGACGCGCTCTACTTCCAcattggagagacagagaagaagtgCTTCATTGAGGAGATTCCGGACGAGACCATGGTCATCG GAAATTACCGGACGCAGCTGTATGACAAACAGCGGGAGGAGTACCAGCCAGCCACCCCTGGGCTTGGCATGTTCGTGGAGGTAAAAGACCCCGAGGACAAG GTCATCCTGGCCCGGCAGTATGGCTCTGAGGGCAGGTTCACATTCACCTCCCACACCCCTGGTGAGCACCAGATCTGTCTTCACTCAAATTCTACCAAGTTCTCCCTCTTTGCCGGAGGGATGCTG agAGTTCACCTTGACATCCAAGTGGGTGAACATGCGAACGACTATGCAGAAATTGCTGCCAAAGACAAGCTGAGCGAGCTGCAGCTGAGAGTCCGGCAGCTGGTGGAGCAAGTGGAACAGATCCAGAAGGAGCAGAACTACCAGCGG TGGCGAGAGGAGCGCTTCAGACAAACCAGCGAAAGCACCAACCAGCGAGTGCTATGGTGGTCCATCCTGCAGACACTCATTCTCGTGGCCATCGGTGTCTGGCAGATGCGGCACCTCAAGAGCTTTTTTGAAGCCAAGAAGTTGGTGTAG